Below is a window of Paramagnetospirillum magneticum AMB-1 DNA.
GGGCGATGCTGCATTGCACAAAATCCTATCGCATTCCGCCCCCGATTCGGTGCAGACTAGCCGTCAGGCAATGCATGCCGAGGAACGAGAATGCTGGGACCCGCGGAACTTCGCGAAATTTACGACTGCCTCAAGGGCATGGGACTGGAGCCAGTGCGCGTCGCCGATGGCCGCAGCCCCTACCTCAACCCCGCCTTCGCCGCCGGCATGGCGATGACCAAGGCCGTGCGCGGCAAAGCCGCCACCCTGCCCGCCAAGACCACCCCCGAGCCGACCGAGACCAAGTAAGACCTGGGTGCGGGAGTCTCTGTTGGGCACTCGCCCAAACCCATCCGGGGCATGCCCCGGCCCCCCTTTTATTTTCAAAACCAGGGGAGGTTTGGAGGCTCGCCTCCAACCGGGGCTAAGGGGCGGGAGCCCCGCCTCGCCGTGCCGACGCCGTCATAGACAGCTTTTCAGCCCCTCGCGATAGGTCGGGTATTTCAGCCGGACGCCCAGGTCGCGCTTCATCCGGGCGTTGTCGACGCGCTTGTTGTCGGCATAGAAGCTGAGCGCCATGGGCGACAGGGTCGCCTCGGCCTGCTCCCACGGAATTTCCGGCGGCGGTTCGAGGCCCAGCAGGGCGCAGGCGTGGGCGATGACCTCCTGGGGCGGGGCGGCGTCATCGTCGCACAGATTGTAGATCGCCCCGGGATCGGGACGCCCCAGCGAGGCCAGAATCGCGGCGGCGATGTCCTCCACATGGATCCGACTGAACACCTGGCCCGGCTTGACCACGCGACGCGCCTGCCCGGCCCGCACGGTGTCCACCGCCGAACGGCCGGGGCCGTAAATTCCCGCCAGCCGGAAGATATGCGCCCCCCTCTCTCGCCACTGGGTTTCGGCGGCCAGACGACGGCGCGAGCGGTCCAGGCCGGGATTGGGCGGCGTCGCCTCGTCCACCCAGGCACCGCCATGATCGCCGTAGACGCCGGTGGTGGAGAGATAGCCGAGCCAGGCGGGAGCCGCCGCGCGGATGGCGTCGGCCATCAGGTCGAGCACGGGGTCGCCGCGATCATCGGGCGGCACCGAGGACAGCACCGCCTCGACTCCGTCCAGACAGCCGGCCGGCAGACGATGGTCGCGGTCGAAGGGCAGAACCTGGACCCCGGGACAGTCCGCCGCCTCGCCCGAGCGGGTGGTGGCCATCACCTCCCAGCCCGCCTCGACCAGCCCG
It encodes the following:
- a CDS encoding SDR family oxidoreductase, translating into MAKRFFLFGLGFSGRVIARGLVEAGWEVMATTRSGEAADCPGVQVLPFDRDHRLPAGCLDGVEAVLSSVPPDDRGDPVLDLMADAIRAAAPAWLGYLSTTGVYGDHGGAWVDEATPPNPGLDRSRRRLAAETQWRERGAHIFRLAGIYGPGRSAVDTVRAGQARRVVKPGQVFSRIHVEDIAAAILASLGRPDPGAIYNLCDDDAAPPQEVIAHACALLGLEPPPEIPWEQAEATLSPMALSFYADNKRVDNARMKRDLGVRLKYPTYREGLKSCL